A single genomic interval of Melanotaenia boesemani isolate fMelBoe1 chromosome 4, fMelBoe1.pri, whole genome shotgun sequence harbors:
- the wdr83os gene encoding protein Asterix, whose protein sequence is MSSNNMADPRRQNKILRYKPPSTETNPTLEDPTPDYMNLLGMIFSMCGLMLKLKWCAWIAVYCSFISFANSRSSEDTKQMMSSFMLSISAVVMSYLQNPQPMSPPW, encoded by the exons atgtCCTCCAACAATATGGCAGATCCGAGGAggcaaaataaaattttaag GTACAAGCCCCCAAGCACAGAGACTAACCCCACACTGGAAGACCCCACTCCTGACTACATGAACCTACTCGGCATGATCTTCAGCATGTGTGGACTGATGCTTAAG CTGAAGTGGTGTGCCTGGATCGCAGTCTACTGCTCTTTCATCAGCTTTGCAAACTCCAGAAGCTCAGAGGACACCAAACAGATGATGAGCAGCTTTAT GCTGTCCATCTCAGCAGTTGTGATGTCCTACCTCCAGAACCCACAGCCAATGTCACCGCCATGGTAA
- the wdr83 gene encoding WD repeat domain-containing protein 83 has protein sequence MSFPQPKPQAPQLPQHLLRTIDCKQGAVRAVRFNADGDYLLSCGSDKSLKLWSVTRGTLLKTYSGHGYEVLDADSSYDNSQICSCSSDKTVILWDVATGQVTRKLRGHAGKVNCVQFNEEATVMLSGSIDGTVRCWDTRSRRFEPIQVLDEARDSISSIKVAQHELLTGSVDGRVRRYDLRMGQLHVDFIDSPITCVCFSQDGQCTLSSSLDSTVRLLDKSTGEMLGEYTGHKMKGYKLDCCLSSKDTHVLSCSEDGYVYCWDLVEGSLSLKLPVGKAVVQSLSFHPTETLLLTAMEGRVQVWGAEPEETEDDAVVT, from the exons ATGTCGTTCCCTCAACCCAAACCCCAGGCTCCTCAGCTTCCTCAACATCTACTCAGGACCATTGACTGTAAACAAGGAGCTGTCAGGGCCGTTCGGTTCaatg CTGATGGAGACTACCTACTGTCTTGTGGCAGTGATAAATCCTTAAAGTTGTGGAGTGTGACCCGGGGGACCTTGTTGAAGACATACAGTGGTCATGGATATGAAGTGCTGGATGCTGATAG TTCCTATGACAACAGCCAGATTTGCTCCTGTAGCTCTGACAAGACAGTGATTCTGTGGGATGTTGCCACAGGGCAGGTCACACGCAAGCTCAGAGGACACGCCGGG AAAGTTAACTGTGTGCAGTTCAATGAGGAGGCAACAGTAATGCTGTCTG GATCCATAGATGGAACAGTACGGTGCTGGGATACCAGATCCAGAAGATTTGAGCCAATCCAAGTTCTAGATGAAGCACGTGACAGCATTAGCAGCATCAAAGTGGCACAACATGAGCTGCTTACTGG TTCGGTGGACGGCAGAGTGAGGCGCTATGACCTGAGAATGGGACAACTGCATGTAGACTTCATCGACA gtCCCATTACATGTGTGTGCTTCAGTCAGGATGGTCAGTGTACACTGAGCTCCAGTTTAGATTCAACAGTAAGACTTCTGGACAAAAGCACTGGTGAAATGCTGGGAGA GTATACAGGACACAAAATGAAGGGTTACAAGCTGGACTGCTGTTTGTCAAGTAAAGATACTCATGTCTTAAGTTGCTCAGAGGATGGATATGTTTACTGCTGGGATCTAGTGGAG GGGTCTTTGTCCTTAAAGCTGCCAGTGGGGAAAGCAGTTGTCCAGTCATTGTCCTTCCACCCCACAGAGACCCTGCTCCTCACAGCCATGGAGGGGCGTGTTCAGGTGTGGGGGGCAGAGccagaggagacagaggatgATGCAGTGGTCACATAG